A stretch of DNA from Schistocerca americana isolate TAMUIC-IGC-003095 chromosome 3, iqSchAmer2.1, whole genome shotgun sequence:
GGAAGttgcagaattgttctgcagtacgTCGCAAATTCTGATTCTCGAAGCTTCCTAAATAGCGTCTAGAGACAAGATCATCTTCCTCCCTTCAAGAAATGCCATCTAAGCTAACGGAGCGTTTCCTTAGTATTATCCTTCTGATACAGccgaccggtaacaaatctagcacctagcctcggaattgcttcgatttctgccttttatccgacctggtggggatcccagacaTTCGCGCAGTACTGAATAACGGGTCACACAAGTACCTGTACGCTGCGTTCTCCTTCTGAAATATATCTAAGAGAGCGTATTTTTTAACTTTGAATAGTGTGACATGACTTGTGTCAGCTATTCTAAATCAGCAGCTTGAATAACAAACCACAGAAAACGACACGTTTTGTTCGCAGAGCCAGAACAACTGAGCTTTCACATGCATCTTCCAATGCCTCAGTGCGACATTATGCACTCCTAGCTTCGGATAAGAACTGAGGAAACTACACAGTTGAAGCGAGTTTATAACATTCAAGAAATTCATTTTACAGATATTGTTCTACTTCTCAGTTTATGTTATCGAATTATTTGTCGGCAAAACTCGTGCAGTATGTTTCATTAATTTATTCACAATCTAAGCGTTATTCTTAGAATCTATTCTTATATATCGAAACGAAACTGAATTAAGTACAATATTTAAATGAAAGGCACATGTTGGTTGGAGGATAATGTGGTTGGAATAGGTTTGGTCTGTTGGAAGAATCATTGTGAAGTTCGCttggagaaatttagggaaatcacaagaaATCTAAGTGGGAGTGAACCTACGGCAATCTGAACTGCACTTCAGCCAAATAGGATACTAGTATTTTAATCATTGTAGCACATAGCTTGGATCTGTGTTAACATATGCGGCTTAAGAAACGGAATTGAAGCACTTTGATGCATTCTTTTACTAAAAGCATCTGCGGTATCATAGCGCGACAGGAACGTGCGGTATTACGATACAAACGTAAAAATTTCAACCTCTGGGTATTCAACTTCTAACGTGGCCCATCTAATCTCTAATgactcattgtcgacgggacgttaaacaccagttccctcctcctcctctagcGTGGCACAAGAAGGCAAACGCTAGAAGCGACGAACGGTCCCAGAGCAGTAGATAAGGCGGCTAAATGGAGAGAGCGTGCAGTACTTACGAAAGCCTTCATGGTGTCTGATTGAGCTCGGCTGGATACCGTGATGCAGGTCCAGCGCGCGCCGTCCTTTATATACCGGGAGGTGGTCCTTAGCCGTTCGACCTTGGACTGGCCACCACGCCCGGCCATGCGGACGATGGACCAGCTGTGGTATCCCCCGATGCCCGCAACAAGGACAACCGCCACCGCCTCCCGCACAGTCGCCTCTGCAGGACACGCCATCATCCACTGGCGAGCACGTTTTCTGACCCCATACTTGGTCACAGGGGCTTCGTTGCTTCCCAAAAACTTACAAATATTACTGCTGAAGTGAATTCAGTGCATCAAGATCTTCGATATTTCTAATTTTCCAGAAGGgttttggcaccgttcctcacaagagacttccaaTCACATTGAATGTTTAtaaagtatcatctcagttgtgcggttggatttgtgatttcttttcAGAAAGGTCATTGTTcgctgtaattgacggaaagtcagcgggtaaaacagaagtgttatATGAACAATGTAGGGTAGGAGGCGATGTGAGAAGCCCTCATAGATGGTTGGCAGATCattactgtcatttaccgtttcgTAAAGTCACGATAAGATGCAAACCAATTGGaaagtgatttagacaaggtatttgCGTGAAAAGTGACAactggctctaaataatgaaaagtgtgaagttgttcacacgagtactaaaaaaaagtcatttatttCGGTtaggcgataaatcacacaaatctaaaggctgtcaattcaactaaataatttatgattacatctacatctacatctatactccgcgagccaccttacggtgtgtggcggagggtacttattgtaccactatctgatccccccttccctgttccattcacgaattgtgcgtgggaagaacgactgcttgtaagtctccgtatttgctctaatttctcggatcttttcgttgtgatcattacgcgagatatatgtgggcggtagtaatatgttgcccatctcttcccggaatgtgctctctcgtaatttcgataataaacctctccgtattgcgtaacgcctttcttgaagtgtccgccactggagcttgttcagcatctccgtaacgctctcgcgctgactaaatgtccccatgacgaatcgcactgcttttcgctggatcatgtctatctcttctattaatccaacctggtaagggtcccatactgatgagcaatactcaagaatcggacgaacaagcgttttgtaagctacttctttcgtcgatgagtcacattttcttagaattcttcctatgaatctcaacctggcgcctgcttttcccactatttgttttatgtgatcattccacttcagatcgctccggatagtagctcctaagtattttacggtcgttaccgcttccaatgatttaccacctatggcataatcgtactggaatggatttctgcccctatgtatgcgcattatattacatttatctacgtttagggaaagctgccagctgtcgcaccatgcattaatcctctgcaggtcctcctggagtacgtacgagtcttctgatgttgctactttcttgtagacaaccgtgtcatctgcaaatagcctcacggagctaccgatgttgtcaactaagtcatttatgtatattgtaaacaataaaggtcctatcacgcttccctgcggtactcccgaaattacctctacatctgcagattttgaaccgttaagaatgacatgttgtgttctttcttctaggaaatcctgaatccaatcacaaacctggtccgatattccgtaagctcgcatttttttcactgaacgtaagtgcggaaccgtatcaaatgccttcctgaagtccaggaatacgggatcaatctgctcgccagtgtctacggcactgtgaatttcttgggcaaatagggcgagctgagtttcacatgatctctgtttgcggaatccatgttggttatgatgaatacgagaacacaaaacatgttccattattctacaacagattgacgtaagcgaaataggcctataattattcgcatctgatttatgacccttcttgaaaatgggaacggcctgcgctttcttccagtcgctaggtactttacgttcttccagcgatctacgataaattgctgatagaaagggggcaagttctttagcataatcactgtagaatcttaagggtatctcgtctggtccggatgcttttccgctactaagtgatagcagttgtttttcaattccgatatcgtttatttcaatattttccattttggcgtccgtgcgacggctgaagtcagggaccgtgttacgattttccgcagtgaaacagtttcggaacactgaattcagtatttctgcctttcttcggtcgtcctctgtttcggtgccatcgtggtcaacgagtgactgaataggggatttagatccgcttaccgattttacatatgaccaaaactttttagggttcttgtttagattgtttgccaatgttttatgttcgaattcgttgaatgcttctctcattgctctctttacgctctttttcgcttcgttcagcttttccttatcagctatgattcgactactcttaaacctatgatgaagctttctttgtttccgtagtacctttcgtacatgattgttataccacggtggatctttcccctcgcgaACAGcttaaatcggaacgatcacatagataacgttataGGGAAGCCGaatcaaagactgctttttattaggAGAATACCTAGAAGATACAACAAGTCTGCTGAAGCACTGCCTACACCATgctcgtccgtcctcttctggagtactgctgcgcagtatgggaatCGTACCAGAGGGGACTGACAGAGAAcacagaaaacgttcaaagaagggtagctagtTTCGTATCATCGTGAAATAGGCaagagagtggcacgaatatgatatgcgagttggttGGCAATAATGAAAACAAAGGCTTTTCCGATACGGCGGGATCTTTTCTGAAATTTTAGTCACTAACTTCcctctctgaatgtgaaaatattttaataaagctCATTTGACTAGTGAGAAATGATCACCGTAGCAGAATAAGGGAAATCCGAGCTCGCAcgcaaagatttaaatgttcgttttcctcgcgctgttcgagagtggatcggtagagaaAGAGTGTGAAGGGGATTagttgaaacctctgccaggctcttaagcgtgaattgcagagcaattttgtaatttggaaatttgtggtaagtcctattggactgttgagatcatcggtccccaagcttactcactgcttaatctaacttaaactaacacgctaaggacaacacacacccatgcccgggggacgactcgaacctccgatgggggcagccactcgatccgtgacaaggcgcctcaaactccgcggctaccccgtgcggcataATTATGTAGACCTGGAAGTAGACACTGGTTGATCATGAAGACACCGAAATATGATAGAGTGAAGCAGGACATTTGCATTCTGAAATTGATTCACAGGAAAAGACTGTACAGCAGTTTCTCTTTTTGATCATCGCTCTGAGGCGAAAATGGGTGGCACAGAAATAAGACAGTCCGTTATGGCAGGAAAACTCTCGTTCGAGCGATACTTGAGGATTGTTCGTCAGTCTAGAATCCGtactaggtaggactgatagaggaaataaaaaagaaacaaagaagagcagcacgttccgtTACGCGTGCATAGCAAGAGCGAAAGCGTGACGGATATGCTCAACCAAATTCAGTGGCatatgctgcaagagaggcattctgcatcacggagtggtttagcgttaaaattccgagagcagaCGTTCCTAGGAGGGTCGGTCAGTATGTTGTTTTATCTTACATATGTGGAATATGCGTCAAAGCTGAATCCTCTCTTTCGAACAGTACGTCGTATCCCTTCAACAACAGAATGCCTCAAGTGATCAACAAATAACGTAAGTCGATTGTGCCTTTCAGAAACATCGCAGGTCTGGAGGTTGAAGCCAATGTGTTGTACAATTCTGGAAGACGTTTTCAATAACGTATAGTTAAATTTTTTGGCATTTAAACAACCCTGTCGAAGTGAACATGAATTCCTCAAACACTGACCTTGTAGATAACATTGTGGAAGTCTTCTATACTGTTCCGCATCTTCGTCTAATCAACAAAATGCGTGCTCACGGAATATCGGGTGTGAGGCTGGTTTGAAGACTTTCTATCCGAGCGAACCCTCTACGTCGCTGTTAACTGGAAGACATTAACGGTCAAAGTGGCATCCAGTGTACCCAAAGAAGTATGATTGGACTGTAGTCGGTACGTAGATTGTTTTGTTATTACATCTCCCTCTATCAGATGAGTGACCAGCGCATTTGACTGTCATGCGGAGGACTCGGAATCGATTCGAGGTACTACGAGGGTTTTTCCGTTGGAATACAGTGCACTCGACCTCACGAGAGCAATGGAGAAACTGCTTTACCGAGCAGTAGCGGTTCCgggtcaagaaaactgacaacggcagacAGAGCGGTATGCTGACACGATGACTCTCCATACCGCACTCTGTGACCCCACTGTCAGACAGTGACCCGGCGGTAGCGACGGGTCCGCCTGTGCCTGTGGACAGAGTTTACAATTTATTattaga
This window harbors:
- the LOC124605147 gene encoding uncharacterized protein LOC124605147 encodes the protein MMACPAEATVREAVAVVLVAGIGGYHSWSIVRMAGRGGQSKVERLRTTSRYIKDGARWTCITVSSRAQSDTMKAFVCSFLVVLLVAAVFAQEKAKETLKGAEAYYAYAAPYAYSAFGYPAVSAYSAYPYAAVGYPYYYR